TTCATTCTGAGAAAGGCCCAGGCAGAGGGTGTACCTGTGTCGCGTTTTGGAATTGACGATTCGGGCGCACGGCCGATTCCAATGAAACCGGCTCTCCCCCGGCATGATGAACCTGCGCCCGCGCCTGTTTTCGACACGTGTCTTGGAAAAGGGTCTTATCTGATTCATTACACACGATCTTGCCCTGGACCGTGGCCCGGCCAATCCAGGAAAGCCTATTATGAATCGCTCATTGCTGAAGAGCCGACTGCAAAGCATACGGGTTTTGACACGCTTTGCAGAATTCTGTCCGAGCGCAAGATCAGAGCAAGCGGGAGACTCATCCGCGGAGGATACCAGGTGGTTTCGTTTACAGATTGTGCTCCCCCGGAAATCTCTCACATCGCGCAATGGAGGCCGGGTCTCCTCAGGTGGTCATTTGAGCCTTACGGCCTGGCATTCGGAAGAGACGACCTCTTCAACAGGGGCGCACGGCCGGTCATCTATTCGGTAGAATCAGCCTACGATGACTTGTCACCGGAACTGCAACATCTGTTTCAGATTCAGGAATGTACCGGAAAAGAGTGGTACCGGGAAAGAGAATGGCGAATGAGCGGCGATCTTCAGATAACGCCTCAGTTAGAAGCTGGTATGACAGTGATTGTCCCCACAGCGCAAGAGGCATGCCGTATACGAGAAACTTACGGGGTGAAATGTGCTCTTGCCGAAGTCCGGCCGTTGTGGGAGAATGCCTCGAAAAAAGTTTTACCGGTGGATTCAGAGACATAGCGCATGGAATTTGAAGTAGACCTGATTTTGGTCGCAGCAGCTTTCGCGTTTGGCGCTTGCGTGGGAAGCTTTTTGAATGTCATTATCTTTCGACTACCCGAAAATCGTTCTATAGTGTTTCCCTCATCCCGGTGCCCTCAATGTGAGCAGGAGATCGGTGCCTTCGATAACATTCCGATCCTCAGTTACTTTATACTCAGGGGAAAATGCAGGAACTGTAATAATCCAATTCCCTTCAGGTATCCGCTCGTTGAATTCACCACAGCCATACTCTGTACGGCGCTCTTTCTGAAATTCGGACTGACTACTGAATTTGGCGTCTTGTTCGTTTTTTGTGCCGCGCTGGAAGCAGTCTTTTGGATCGATCTGGATCATATGATTATCCCGGATGCTATTTCTCTTTACGGACTGGTCCTTGGTATTCTCGTGGTTTCCGCGGGTTTCGTCCCGGGGCTGCAGTGGGTTCAATCTGTGAGTGGCGCGATTTTGGGAGGACTTATACTTTATGTTCCTGCTTACATTTATGAAAAAGTCAGGCACGCTGAAGGACTTGGAGCCGGAGACATCAAACTATTGGCGATGATCGGTGCATTTACCGGTCCCTATGGAGTTATATTCGTGCTTTTCTTCTCGTCACTGGTGGGATCGCTCACTGCGATTGCCGGGATGTTCCTGCGTAATGTCAATTCTGGCACGCCCATACCGTTTGGACCTTTCTTAACTGCCGCGGCAATTGGGTACGTATTCTTCGGAGCGGACATTCTAGACAAATTTTTTGAATTGAGCTCCCTCATAGGTGATTAGAAACCTCATTTTTGAAGCATTCTAGAGCATCTGAACGAAGACCTCATTAATTTCTATTTAAGATCTAACCGATTCCTAACACCAAACCATCATACGTACGAGTACACTGAACTGTAGATTGGCGGGGCGACATCGGTTTTGTACCAATTTGCATTCAAAATCCCCCCATTCCCCCCTTTATAGGAGGTTAGAGGCATAGACGTTAAAATAAGAATTCGGCGTAGCGATGT
The sequence above is a segment of the Desulfomonile tiedjei DSM 6799 genome. Coding sequences within it:
- a CDS encoding prepilin peptidase, producing the protein MEFEVDLILVAAAFAFGACVGSFLNVIIFRLPENRSIVFPSSRCPQCEQEIGAFDNIPILSYFILRGKCRNCNNPIPFRYPLVEFTTAILCTALFLKFGLTTEFGVLFVFCAALEAVFWIDLDHMIIPDAISLYGLVLGILVVSAGFVPGLQWVQSVSGAILGGLILYVPAYIYEKVRHAEGLGAGDIKLLAMIGAFTGPYGVIFVLFFSSLVGSLTAIAGMFLRNVNSGTPIPFGPFLTAAAIGYVFFGADILDKFFELSSLIGD